Sequence from the Pseudomonas sp. LS.1a genome:
AAGATGCGCTTTGGTGTCTCCGAAGGCATGGTCATGGCGGCCGGCCCTGGCGGTGAGGAGATTTACCTGCTGAGCCCGGACAGCGGTGCCAAGCCAGGCCAGCGCATCAAGTAACAAAACCTGCTGGACCTTGTGGGAGCGGGCGTGCCCGCGAAACGGACTGCGCGGTGCATGGCACTGGCGTTGCCGGTGTTCGCGGGCACGCCCGCTCCCACAATGACTCCGGAACCCGGACAATCGCCCCGATTCCCGGCTATCGTCATCTCATGAGCGACTACATCCTGGTCCTGATCAGCGCCGCGCTGGTCAATCACCTGTGCCTGCAACAACAGCCACTCCCCAGGCTGCACCTGCACGTACACGGCCTTGCCTGCGCACTGTGCTTCGCCTTGGGCATGTTCGGCGCGCAGCTGCTGTTGCAGGTGGTGCTTGCCCCGCTGCAGGCTCAGGACCTTGCCCTGTTCCTGTTGTTGCCCTGGCTGGCCGTGCTCGCCTGGGGCGTGCCATGGCTGCTGACAAGGTGGCGCCCGACCTGGCCGATGACGGAGTTGCCTGCGTTGCTGTTGAGCAATGCGGCAGTACTGGGGTTGACCCTGCAACAGGCAAGCGACGACAGCACATGGCTCGCCACGCTGCTGCAAGGCCTGCTGGCCGGCGGTGGCTTCTGGCTGGCGCTGGTCTTGTTCGCCGACCTGCGCCAACGCAGCGCCCATGTCGACGTCCCCGGGGCGCTGCGCGGCCTGCCCATCGAACTGCTCGGTGCCGGGGTGATGGCCATGGCGTTTTCCGGCTTCAACGGGCTGTTCGCCCAATGACCGCCAAACCCGACCCGCGGCTACGCACCAGCATGGGCCTGGTGTTGCTGGCCTGCCTGCCTGGCTTGCTGACGCTGTTCTGGCTGCATGGCTGGAGTTTGCTACTGAACCTGTTGCTGTGCGCGAGTGCCGCGCTGCTGTGCGAGGCGTTGCTGCTCACTTTGCGAGCACAACCGCTGCGCATGGCGCTGAACGACGGCAGCGCGCTGGTGACCGCCGTGCTGCTGACCGCCGCCCTGCCCACCCTGGCGCCGTGGTGGTTGCCGGTGGTGGCTGCCAGTGTTGCCATCGGCATCGGCAAACAGGCCTTTGGCGGGGTCGGGCGCAATCTGTTCAACCCGGCCATGGTCGGCTACGCCTTCGCGCTGCTGAGCTTCCCGCTGCAGATGAACCATTGGCCAGGGCCGGCGCCAGGCCTGCTCGACAGCCTGCAGCAGGTGTTCACCGGCAGCGCGCAGATCGATGCCTGGGCCCGGCCGACACTGCTCGACGGCCTGCGCCACAACCGCAGCCTGACCATCGAAGAGCTGTTCGCCAGCCACCCGGGCTTCGGCAGCATCGGTGGGCGGGGCAGCGAATGGGTCAACCTGGCGTTCCTGCTGGGCGGCCTGTTCCTGCTGCAACGCAAGGTGATCACCTGGCATGCGCCGGTTGGTTTGCTGGCAGGGTTGCTCCTGTTCAGCCTGCTGGGCTGGAATGGCTCGGGTTCGGACTCAAACGGCTCACCCCTGCTGCACCTGTTCTCCGGCTCGACCATGATGGCGGCGTTCTTCATTGCCACCGAACCGGTGTCCGGCCCCCGGCAGGAGTGGGCGAAGCTAGGGTTCGGCCTGGGAGCGGGCCTGCTGATCTACCTGATCCGCACCTGGGGCAGCTACCCGGACGGTACCGCGTTTGCCATCCTGCTGATGAACCTCATGACGCCAAGCCTCGAACGCCTGGCCGTGCAGCGCCAGCAGGTTGCCCGATGAAGCGCCTGGTACGTGATGTGGGCCTGCTGCTGCTGACCGCGGCACTGGCGCTGTCGACCACCCTGGCCTGGCGGCACTGGACCAGCCCGGCCATCGCCGACGCCGAGAAACAACTGAATAGCCGCCAGCGGCTGGCGGTGCTGCCAGAAGGCAGTTACGACAACCAGCCACTGGACAATCCGCTGCCCAGGCCCGCCGCACAGCGGCCAAACAGCCGTATCCTGGCAGCTTACCGGGCCACCCTGGCGGGCAAACCGGCCGCCATCATCCTGGTCACCCAGGCCCAGGGCTATGCCGGGCCGATCGTGCTGAGCGTGGCCATTGCCGCGGACGGCCGACTGATCGGCAGCCAGCTGGTCGAGCAACAGGAAAGCCCCGGGCTGGGCGCACGCCTGGGTGATCCGCAGGTGAACTGGTTGGGGCAATTTGCCAACCGTCAGTTGAGCGATCACTGGGCGCTGAAGCGCGACCAGGGCGACTTTGACCAGTTGGCCGGGGCAACCGTTACCTCACGGGCAGTGATCGGCGCACTACAGGAAGCGCTGAGTTACTTCGATCAGCAGCGCAGCGTGCTGCTGGAGGGCCCCACGCATGAATAGGTTCTACCTGCTGGGCGCAAGCCTTGTGCCCCTGCTGGGCGCCACCCGGACACTGAGCGAAGGCGCCACCATCGGCGTGTGCGCGGTGCTGATGAGCAGCCTTCACCAACTGTTGCTGGCCCCCCTTCGCCAGCGGCTCACCACCTGGCCCCGTGTGCTGGCCAGCCTGCTGCTGCTGGCGGCCCTGGCCAGTTGCCTGCAACTGGCCCTGCGTGCCTGGCTGCTGCCAACGGCTCTCGCCCTCGGCCACTATCCCGCACTGCTATGCCTGCAATGCCTGGCCACTGACCACCTGCTGCCCGATCAAGGGCGCTGGCGCCTGCTCGCCAGTCACCTGTGCACGCTGTTTGCCAGCTGCCTGCTGCTCGGTGCCAGCCGCCAATGGCTGACCGACGGTGCCAGCCTGCATCTGGCCAGCCTGGCCCCCGGCGCCTTGCTACTGCTCGGACTGCTGTTGGCCTTGTACAATCGCCTGCGTCCGGGCCCTGCCCAACCACGTCGTCAAGGAAAGCGCTGATTTCATGAATGCCGCCAAACGCCTGGAGATCTTTCGCAGGCTGCACGAAGACAATCCCGACCCAAAGACCGAACTGGCCTACACCACGCCGTTCGAACTGCTGGTTGCCGTGACACTGTCCGCGCAGTCCACCGATGTCGGCGTCAACAAGGCCACCGCCCGCCTGTTCCCGGTCGCCAACACCCCCGAGGCCATCTATGCCCTGGGCGTCGAAGGCCTGAGCGAGTACATCAAGACCATTGGTTTGTACAACAGCAAGGCCAAGAACGTCATCGAAGCCTGCCGGCTGCTGATCGAACGCCATGACAGCCAGGTACCGCAAACCCGCGAAGCCCTGGAGGCGCTGCCCGGCGTGGGCCGCAAGACCGCCAACGTAGTGCTCAACACAGCGTTCCGCCAGCCGACCATGGCGGTGGATACCCATATCTTCCGGGTCAGCAACCGCACAGGCATTGCGCCAGGCAAGACGGTGCTGGAAGTGGAGAAGAAGCTGATCAAGTTCGTACCAAAAGATTACCTGCTCGACGCCCACCACTGGCTGATCCTGCACGGGCGCTATGTGTGCCAGGCACGCAAACCACGGTGCGGCAGTTGCCGGATCGAAGACCTGTGCGAGTACAAGCACAAGACCTCCGACGATTGAGTCGATAGCTGGAAACCACCTGTGACGATTGAAAAAATCTTTTTTACCAGCGTCTGCTTTCTGGTTATAAGGACGGCCAATGGCCCCTTGGCTTGGAGCGACTCATGAGTAGCGATAAAGACGACCTGTCGATCGAAGATGATTTTGTTGCCGCAGAGGATGATGTGGAACCCCAGGTGGAAACCGCAAAAACCAACCTGAGCAAACGCCGCACTATCGACAATATGCTGGAAGAAAGGCGCCTGCAGAAGCAGCTGGCCGACTTCGACTACGATCTGTAGCCCGGGACCAGCAGCCTTGGCAAAGCCTCCAGGCAGGAGGCTTTACGGCCTTGGCGGTCAGTTCAACCCTTGCCGTTGCGCCAGCTCGATCAGGTCGACCAGCGACCGCGCGTTGAGCTTGAGCAACAGACGCGACTTGTAGGTACTGACCGTCTTGTTGCTGAGGAACATGCTGTCGGCAATCTCCTTGTTCGAACGCCCTCGTGCCAGTTGCTGCAACACTGTCATCTCGCGCGCCGAGAGGCGGTTGACCATATCTGTCTCACTCCCGCCTCCCCTGCCACGTGACGGATGCAGAGCCTGGTTGGGGAAGTAGCTGTAGCCCGACAATACGGCCTTGATGGCGCTCAGCAGCTCGGTGAGTTCCTGTTGCTTGCACACATAGCCCGCCGCCCCCGCCTGCATGCAGCGCATCGAGAAATTGCCTGGGGGCTGCGATGTCAGCACCAGCACCTTGCTGCCCGGGCTGAAGGTCGCCATACGGGCGATCACCTCCAGGCCATCCAGTTTGGGAATACCGATATCGAGCACCACGATATCCGGCAGGTGTTGCCGTGTCAGCTGCAATGCAGCCACCCCGTTGTCGGTCTCCGCCACGACGTCATACCCATGCCGCTCCATCAGCATGCGTACGGCCAAGCGTATGACCGGATGATCATCTACGATAAGCACTTTATTCATGCGATATCCATTCATTGTTTTTGCTTTGGTCCGCCAAGATAACCGACAGAACGCTTGCTGGCGCGGTGATTTACCGGCGAAACACATGAGCAGATAAAACCTACAGCACTTACAGAAATTTCCTACACACAACTACTGTAGTTGTAACAATCAAATTCCTTATTACCGGAATGAACGGTATCACCCACCTGCAAAAGTGCCCAGTTGAAAACTGGCCATTACCTGAGGAATTATCCAATGCGAACACGCTGAACAAACAAGGCTGTCAGGATTTCGGCCGATTATTCCTCACCCGGGAAACAATCCAGTCTTTAGTTGAGCGTTGCTGTAGGGTAATGATGGGCAAAATCGCTGGAGACGGCCCATATGCCCCAAGCACAACCTGTCGCCCCGCTGACGATCATTGCCATCTTCGCGGGGATTATCGAAGCCTCTGCCCTTGCCACACTGCCGTTTCTCAGCGAGTCCAGCCAAAATCTCTATACTTGGTTCCTGGTGGGCTTCCCGTTCTTTCTGACGGCCCTGTTCTTCCTCACGCTCAACTTCAATTACAAGTCCTTCTACAGCCCGTCGCCAAACAGAACGGCAAACGACAACACGCCGACATTGAACGCCCAGGCCAAACCTGCAATGCCCAGTGATGCCAGCGAAGCGCTACAGGGCGAGCCTGTCACGTTCATGTTTTCCGGCCCCGATGCCAATCGCATGATGGAGCAACAAGTGCTGCTCACCCTTGCCCAACCGCCTCTGCCAGCGCGCACCTGGCGCTTTTGCAACCTGGATAAACGCCAATGCGCACAACTGTCGATCAGCGTGCTTGAGGGTCAGATGGCAAACGATGGCCATTGATGCC
This genomic interval carries:
- a CDS encoding Rnf-Nqr domain containing protein, which encodes MNRFYLLGASLVPLLGATRTLSEGATIGVCAVLMSSLHQLLLAPLRQRLTTWPRVLASLLLLAALASCLQLALRAWLLPTALALGHYPALLCLQCLATDHLLPDQGRWRLLASHLCTLFASCLLLGASRQWLTDGASLHLASLAPGALLLLGLLLALYNRLRPGPAQPRRQGKR
- a CDS encoding response regulator transcription factor; this encodes MNKVLIVDDHPVIRLAVRMLMERHGYDVVAETDNGVAALQLTRQHLPDIVVLDIGIPKLDGLEVIARMATFSPGSKVLVLTSQPPGNFSMRCMQAGAAGYVCKQQELTELLSAIKAVLSGYSYFPNQALHPSRGRGGGSETDMVNRLSAREMTVLQQLARGRSNKEIADSMFLSNKTVSTYKSRLLLKLNARSLVDLIELAQRQGLN
- a CDS encoding Rnf-Nqr domain containing protein is translated as MSDYILVLISAALVNHLCLQQQPLPRLHLHVHGLACALCFALGMFGAQLLLQVVLAPLQAQDLALFLLLPWLAVLAWGVPWLLTRWRPTWPMTELPALLLSNAAVLGLTLQQASDDSTWLATLLQGLLAGGGFWLALVLFADLRQRSAHVDVPGALRGLPIELLGAGVMAMAFSGFNGLFAQ
- a CDS encoding RnfABCDGE type electron transport complex subunit D yields the protein MTAKPDPRLRTSMGLVLLACLPGLLTLFWLHGWSLLLNLLLCASAALLCEALLLTLRAQPLRMALNDGSALVTAVLLTAALPTLAPWWLPVVAASVAIGIGKQAFGGVGRNLFNPAMVGYAFALLSFPLQMNHWPGPAPGLLDSLQQVFTGSAQIDAWARPTLLDGLRHNRSLTIEELFASHPGFGSIGGRGSEWVNLAFLLGGLFLLQRKVITWHAPVGLLAGLLLFSLLGWNGSGSDSNGSPLLHLFSGSTMMAAFFIATEPVSGPRQEWAKLGFGLGAGLLIYLIRTWGSYPDGTAFAILLMNLMTPSLERLAVQRQQVAR
- a CDS encoding RnfABCDGE type electron transport complex subunit G encodes the protein MKRLVRDVGLLLLTAALALSTTLAWRHWTSPAIADAEKQLNSRQRLAVLPEGSYDNQPLDNPLPRPAAQRPNSRILAAYRATLAGKPAAIILVTQAQGYAGPIVLSVAIAADGRLIGSQLVEQQESPGLGARLGDPQVNWLGQFANRQLSDHWALKRDQGDFDQLAGATVTSRAVIGALQEALSYFDQQRSVLLEGPTHE
- a CDS encoding PA3496 family putative envelope integrity protein; protein product: MSSDKDDLSIEDDFVAAEDDVEPQVETAKTNLSKRRTIDNMLEERRLQKQLADFDYDL
- the nth gene encoding endonuclease III yields the protein MNAAKRLEIFRRLHEDNPDPKTELAYTTPFELLVAVTLSAQSTDVGVNKATARLFPVANTPEAIYALGVEGLSEYIKTIGLYNSKAKNVIEACRLLIERHDSQVPQTREALEALPGVGRKTANVVLNTAFRQPTMAVDTHIFRVSNRTGIAPGKTVLEVEKKLIKFVPKDYLLDAHHWLILHGRYVCQARKPRCGSCRIEDLCEYKHKTSDD